A single window of Haliotis asinina isolate JCU_RB_2024 chromosome 5, JCU_Hal_asi_v2, whole genome shotgun sequence DNA harbors:
- the LOC137284397 gene encoding uncharacterized protein has translation MSSSRQLHLVIVGAVAMLIVEHVLLPFFSPNRMVITEFMRSEAYQRFMHSPVRPRLGKAKVYRFNGSHIQQLHEFCTWTVHVDCVPLKTSRGLTPIHIHDVAVDKWVSKEIKQNGVWESKNIELVLSELQKDPDLGFMDLGSHVGAFSLSVAEFGRKVVSVDPLIDNVQRLCKSIQKGGFTDRMTIIFNPLGANHSLVNFKRIPDNVGGTSVVASSTSSLSSTCDEPADSYTVTLDDIIPYLPFKKAVLKMDIQEFEYYVLRGAGRFFQEIKVPAILMEWMLMKTDSNGENLVKLLSSWNYSAYEPIIGGKKLDPTQFTSWPYDVLWKKANLDQ, from the coding sequence ATGTCATCCTCGCGTCAACTTCATCTTGTGATTGTTGGCGCTGTCGCTATGTTAATCGTTGAGCACGTCCTCCTGCCGTTCTTCTCACCAAACAGGATGGTGATCACTGAGTTTATGCGCTCCGAGGCCTATCAAAGGTTCATGCACTCACCAGTCCGTCCCCGTCTTGGTAAAGCTAAAGTGTATAGATTCAATGGAAGCCACATACAGCAACTTCATGAGTTTTGTACGTGGACTGTGCATGTTGACTGTGTCCCCCTTAAGACGTCACGAGGGTTGACGCCAATCCACATACACGATGTAGCTGTTGACAAGTGGGTGTCCAAGGAAATAAAACAGAACGGagtatgggaatctaagaacatCGAACTTGTTTTGTCAGAACTGCAAAAGGACCCAGATCTTGGCTTCATGGACTTGGGGTCTCATGTTGGGGCCTTCTCCCTTTCTGTGGCCGAGTTCGGAAGGAAAGTGGTATCTGTGGATCCTCTAATAGATAACGTCCAAAGACTTTGTAAGTCTATACAGAAGGGTGGATTTACGGACAGGATGACAATTATATTCAATCCTCTAGGTGCAAACCATTCTCTCGTGAATTTCAAGCGTATTCCAGACAATGTTGGAGGGACGAGTGTTGTAGCGTCGTCTACATCGTCCCTCTCATCAACGTGCGATGAACCGGCTGACTCCTACACTGTAACTCTAGATGATATTATACCATACCTTCCATTCAAGAAAGCAGTTTTGAAAATGGACATACAAGAATTTGAGTATTACGTTCTGCGTGGTGCTGGCAGATTTTTCCAGGAGATCAAAGTTCCAGCTATTCTTATGGAATGGATGCTCATGAAAACAGACAGCAATGGTGAAAATCTGGTGAAGTTATTATCAAGCTGGAATTATTCTGCATACGAGCCCATCATCGGAGGCAAGAAACTAGACCCAACTCAGTTCACAAGTTGGCCATATGATGTACTGTGGAAGAAGGCGAACCTAGATCAGTAG
- the LOC137284398 gene encoding uncharacterized protein, translating into MSSSRQFHLVIVGAVAMLIVEHVLLPFFSPNRMVITEFMRSEAYQRFMHSPVRPRLGKAKVYRFNGSHIQQLHEFCTWTVHVDCVPLKTSRGLTPIHIHDVAVDKWVSKEIKQNGVWESKNIELVLSELQKDPDLGFMDLGSHVGAFSLSVAEFGRKVVSVDPLINNVQRLCKSIQKGGFTDRMTIIFNPLGANHSLVNFKRIPDNVGGTSVVASSTSSLSSTCDEPADSYTVTLDDIIPYLPFKKAVLKMDIQEFEYYVLRGAGRFFQEIKVPAILMEWMLMKTDSNGENLVKLLSSWNYSAYEPIIGGKKLDPTQFTSWPYDVLWKKANLDQ; encoded by the coding sequence ATGTCATCCTCGCGTCAATTTCATCTTGTGATTGTTGGCGCTGTCGCTATGTTAATCGTTGAGCACGTCCTCCTGCCGTTCTTCTCACCAAACAGGATGGTGATCACTGAGTTTATGCGCTCCGAGGCCTATCAAAGGTTCATGCACTCACCAGTCCGTCCCCGTCTTGGTAAAGCTAAAGTGTATAGATTCAATGGAAGCCACATACAGCAACTTCATGAGTTTTGTACGTGGACTGTGCATGTTGACTGTGTCCCCCTTAAGACGTCACGAGGGTTGACGCCAATCCACATACACGATGTAGCTGTTGACAAGTGGGTGTCCAAGGAAATAAAACAGAACGGagtatgggaatctaagaacatCGAACTTGTTTTGTCAGAACTGCAAAAGGACCCAGATCTTGGCTTCATGGACTTGGGGTCTCATGTTGGGGCCTTCTCCCTTTCTGTGGCCGAGTTCGGAAGGAAAGTGGTATCTGTGGATCCTCTAATAAATAACGTCCAAAGACTTTGTAAGTCTATACAGAAGGGTGGATTTACGGACAGGATGACAATTATATTCAATCCTCTAGGTGCAAACCATTCTCTCGTGAATTTCAAGCGTATTCCAGACAATGTTGGAGGGACGAGTGTTGTAGCGTCGTCTACATCGTCCCTCTCATCAACGTGCGATGAACCGGCTGACTCCTACACTGTAACTCTAGATGATATTATACCATACCTTCCATTCAAGAAAGCAGTTTTGAAAATGGACATACAAGAATTTGAGTATTACGTTCTGCGTGGTGCTGGCAGATTTTTCCAGGAGATCAAAGTTCCAGCTATTCTTATGGAATGGATGCTCATGAAAACAGACAGCAATGGTGAAAATCTGGTGAAGTTATTATCAAGCTGGAATTATTCTGCATACGAGCCCATCATCGGAGGCAAGAAACTAGACCCAACTCAGTTCACAAGTTGGCCATATGATGTACTGTGGAAGAAGGCGAACCTAGATCAGTAG